From one Lolium rigidum isolate FL_2022 chromosome 4, APGP_CSIRO_Lrig_0.1, whole genome shotgun sequence genomic stretch:
- the LOC124648427 gene encoding probable ubiquitin-conjugating enzyme E2 23: MDVVAEDAVGPREINLLDLVRVESKGDGPGFHGCVVQVPGAARSSYPSLPIGTFRIMLVDGTLKTAEAGDITVVDRGYLCDGEFVVSAGRVGIVTGVNTSLDLVKLSDGEPAAVVMSGVSPDRLRRVIELSLGDFVVSVSGSWLGRALAPPAAYQHPNNLTFFCSAESDWGIGDRCFVRDKEACSSSSPSPSDVGNDHQKKLVFRIGERRTRREQRRRAAFEQPLSVANTSTTADVLWQDGTRQSGAPSTSLTHFYITSVHEFFPELYVVDKAVIDEAGGQTGRVGLIRSVNFEDQSVAVSWFKQASNPDEGREDCTASVYDLALRRDPLVFYGQVVVRVLPSAAGSPSQGRKMAATDLSWVGRVVDLRDGRVQVKWGDGGTSMVLPHEISVVNGKHYSVLHAEMGIDWEEEDGGFDGIQDEEGEDDSADEDDDDSVDEDGTDSADENDHLVDENGTDSPGIDLRDEDGAAVTRTSRLGAIVQYVLRLAGVVLAQAMRYRPTDRLSSSSSSSSTLAAATANVGAPALLTVGHDDTNNGDAIHATAAASATSDDDDDDSAAKGRSIADATGDEDQFRFPHFDVTQSPPDHHYIDNLDQGSNGGKKWVKAVHKEWKILENNLPDTIYIRAFEDRMDLVRAVMVGASGTPYQDGLFFFDMHLPPSYPAVPPLVYYHSFGLQLNPNLYGSGTVCLSLLNTFGGEGSEVWLPTTSTLLQVVVSIQGLILNDKPFFNEAGYEALVGRPEGLRNALPYTENAYLLTLRSMLHLLRRPPQGFEELVQDHFHRRGRFVLRACEAYLRGCIVGTIDGDARATEGSKEEGRRCSAGLRLALANVVPRLLTALAEIGAEGCDCDHLHGLRDMLVGPDDGRLCAR; the protein is encoded by the exons ATGGACGTCGTCGCCGAGGATGCCGTGGGACCTAGGGAGATTAATCTACTGGACCTTGTGAGGGTCGAGTCTAAAGGCGATGGTCCTGGCTTCCATGGCTGCGTGGTCCAGGTCCCGggcgccgcccgctcctcctaccCTTCTCTCCCCATAGGCACGTTCAGGATTATGCTGGTGGACGGCACGTTGAAGACCGCGGAGGCAGGCGACATCACCGTCGTCGACAGGGGCTACTTGTGCGATGGCGAGTTCGTCGTGTCGGCCGGCCGGGTCGGCATCGTCACAGGAGTCAACACCTCTCTCGACCTTGTGAAGCTCAGCGACGGAGAGCCAGCTGCAGTGGTCATGAGTGGAGTGTCGCCGGATCGTCTGCGacgcgtcatagagttgagccttGGCGATTTCGTCGTGTCCGTGTCCGGTTCGTGGCTCGGCCGG GCGTTGGCTCCTCCGGCAGCCTACCAACACCCTAACAACCTAACCTTCTTCTGCTCCGCCGAGTCCGACTGGGGTATAGGTGATCGCTGCTTCGTTAGAGACAAGGAGGCATGTtcgtcttcgtctccatctccatcCGACGTTGGCAATGATCATCA GAAGAAGCTCGTTTTCCGTATTGGGGAGAGGCGGACACGGCGGGAACAGAGGAGACGCGCGGCGTTCGAGCAGCCCCTGAGCGTCGCCAACACCAGCACCACCGCCGACGTGCTTTGGCAGGACGGCACGAGGCAGAGTGGGGCGCCGTCCACGTCCCTGACGCACTTCTACATCACGAGCGTGCACGAGTTCTTCCCCGAGCTCTACGTTGTCGACAAGGCCGTCATCGACGAAGCTGGTGGACAGACGGGGCGCGTCGGCCTTATTCGAAGTGTGAATTTCGAGGACCAGTCGGTGGCCGTGTCGTGGTTCAAGCAGGCGTCGAACCCCGACGAGGGCAGAGAGGACTGCACCGCGAGCGTGTACGATCTGGCCTTGCGACGAGACCCCCTTGTTTTCTACGGACAAGTCGTCGTTCGAGTGCTGCCATCGGCGGCCGGAT CGCCGTCACAGGGCAGAAAGATGGCCGCTACCGATCTTTCATGGGTCGGCCGTGTTGTTGACCTTCGTGACGGCCGTGTCCAAGTCAAgtggggcgacggcggcacgtCAATG GTGTTGCCCCATGAGATCAGCGTCGTAAATGGGAAGCACTACTCGGTACTACATGCTGAAATGGGCATCGACTGGGAGGAGGAAGATGGCGGCTTCGACGGGATTCAAGATGAGGAAGGTGAGGATGATTCGGcggatgaagacgacgatgactCGGTGGATGAAGATGGCACTGATTCGGCGGATGAAAACGATCACTTGGTGGATGAAAATGGCACTGATTCCCCGGGCATTGATTTGAGGGACGAAGACGGCGCTGCAGTGACGAGAACAAGCAGGCTGGGTGCTATTGTCCAGTATGTGCTCCGATTGGCGGGCGTAGTGTTGGCGCAAGCCATGAGGTATCGGCCAACAGAcaggttgtcgtcgtcgtcgtcttcaagCTCAACATTAGCTGCAGCAACGGCCAATGTGGGAGCGCCAGCGCTCTTAACCGTTGGCCATGATGACACAAACAATGGTGATGCCATTCACGCCACGGCTGCTGCTTCCGCgaccagcgacgacgacgatgatgattctGCCGCGAAGGGCAGAAGCATTGCAGATGCCACCGGTGATGAAGATCAGTTCCGCTTCCCACATTTCGATGTCACGCAAAGCCCTCCGGATCACCATTACATTGACAACCTGGACCAG GGAAGCAATGGCGGAAAGAAGTGGGTCAAGGCAGTGCATAAGGAATGGAAAATACTGGAGAATAACTTACCAGACACAATTTACATCCGCGCCTTCGAGGACCGCATGGACCTTGTTCGGGCGGTGATGGTGGGTGCGAGCGGGACGCCTTACCAAGACGGgctctttttcttcgacatgcaCCTCCCGCCGTCCTACCCCGCCGTGCCGCCGCTTGTGTACTACCACTCCTTCGGTCTCCAACTCAACCCCAACCTCTACGGCTCCGGCACAGTGTGCCTCAGCCTGCTGAACACCTTCGGTGGTGAGGGCTCCGAGGTGTGGCTGCCGACGACTTCGACCCTCCTTCAGGTTGTCGTCTCCATCCAGGGCCTTATCCTTAACGACAAGCCcttcttcaacgaggccggctacGAGGCTCTGGTGGGCAGGCCCGAGGGCCTCCGCAACGCGCTGCCGTACACCGAGAACGCATACCTGCTCACCCTTCGGAGCATGCTCCACCTACTTCGCCGACCGCCGCAGGGATTCGAGGAGTTGGTGCAGGACCACTTCCATCGCCGGGGAAGGTTCGTGCTCCGAGCATGTGAGGCGTACCTGAGAGGATGCATAGTTGGCACGATCGATGGCGATGCGCGTGCCACGGAGGGAAGCAAGGAGGAGGGGCGCCGCTGCTCGGCCGGCTTAAGGCTGGCGCTCGCGAACGTGGTGCCGAGGCTCCTGACGGCGTTGGCAGAGATTGGAGCTGAGGGGTGCGACTGCGACCACCTCCACGGGCTGCGGGACATGCTCGTCGGCCCAGATGACGGACGGTTGTGTGCTCGCTAG